A single genomic interval of Megalobrama amblycephala isolate DHTTF-2021 linkage group LG15, ASM1881202v1, whole genome shotgun sequence harbors:
- the LOC125247925 gene encoding uncharacterized protein LOC125247925, protein MQGCKIISQSHSAFKQRYIDSFSFLPMGLAKTTSAFDLDIDEKGFFPHHFNRPENVNYVGPYPSKHFYGYNTMSNSDRERFDEWYNSVQNKIFDFRNELGIYCRNDVIILRQACMKFRDEFMNCAQIDPFKCLTLAGTCMKVFKTNYLCRDTLALTHNNAYINQFKTYSNASIQWLEYIKESRNVDVRHALNYGEVQFGPFHLDGYYENNNHKVVLEYLGCFFHTHYCKFNADDVHPLHKVTFENLRRQTENRLQTLRDERLKPRDALFGGRTNAFKVYHKITEDQKIHYYDFTSLYPHVQSCKTYPIGHPTIIFKDFGPIDEYFGLIKAKVLPPRGLYHPVLPFRTCQKLMFSLCRTCAEEENQARCSHTGEQRAISGCWVSVELSRAIKHGYVVLKIDEVWHFQQKSDTLFADYVKTFLKHKQEASGFPAHIVTETDKQAYIDSYLLKEGIELSIDKIAHNQAKRATSKLILNSLWGEILSSRAIANNRASE, encoded by the coding sequence ATGCAGGGATGTAAAATCATTTCTCAATCACACTCTGCTTTTAAACAGCGTTACATAGACAGCTTCAGCTTCCTGCCGATGGGATTGGCTAAAACTACCTCTGCGTTCGACCTCGACATAGATGAAAAAGGGTTCTTCCCCCATCACTTCAACAGACCTGAGAATGTGAATTATGTGGGGCCGTATCCTTCTAAACATTTCTACGGATATAACACGATGAGTAACTCCGATCGCGAGAGATTTGATGAGTGGTATAATTCTGTACAAAACAAAATTTTCGATTTCAGAAATGAGCTAGGAATATACTGTCGGAATGACGTAATTATCCTGCGACAGGCATGTATGAAGTTTAGAGACGAGTTCATGAATTGCGCCCAGATTGATCCTTTCAAATGTTTGACGCTGGCAGGAACTTGCATGAAAGTTTTTAAGACGAATTACCTATGCAGAGATACTTTGGCATTAACACATAACAATGCATACATTAATCAGTTCAAGACGTACTCCAATGCATCGATACAATGGTTAGAGTACATCAAAGAAAGTCGTAATGTTGACGTGCGTCACGCGCTGAATTATGGTGAAGTTCAGTTTGGTCCATTCCATCTCGATggatattatgaaaataataatcataaagtAGTATTGGAATATTTAGGGTGTTTTTTTCACACTCATTATTGTAAATTTAATGCCGATGATGTCCATCCTCTGCATAAAGTGACATTCGAAAATCTCAGGCGACAGACTGAAAACAGGCTTCAAACACTGCGTGACGAAAGGCTAAAACCACGAGATGCGTTGTTTGGGGGAAGGACCAACGCATTTAAGGTATATCACAAAATCACAGAGGATCAGAAGATTCATTATTACGATTTTACTTCCTTATATCCCCACGTGCAATCATGTAAAACGTACCCCATAGGACACCCAACCATAATTTTTAAAGACTTTGGCCCTATTGATGAATACTTTGGTCTAATTAAGGCGAAAGTGTTGCCCCCTAGAGGCCTCTATCATCCTGTGCTCCCTTTCAGAACCTGTCAGAAGTTAATGTTCAGTCTGTGTCGTACGTGCGCGGAGGAAGAGAACCAAGCGCGATGCAGCCACACAGGCGAACAAAGAGCGATAAGTGGATGTTGGGTTTCCGTCGAGCTATCGCGAGCCATCAAGCATGGTTATGTGGTATTGAAAATAGACGAAGTCTGGCACTTTCAACAGAAGTCAGACACATTATTCGCTGACTATGTTAAAACATTCCTCAAGCACAAACAAGAGGCGTCGGGGTTTCCAGCACACATAGTCACAGAAACTGACAAACAGGCTTATATTGATTCGTATCTCTTAAAAGAGGGAATCGAATTGAGCATTGACAAAATTGCTCATAATCAAGCAAAACGAGCCACAAGCAAGCTAATTCTCAATTCTTTGTGGGGGGAGATTCTGTCTTCGCGAGCAATTGCCAATAACAGAGCTAGTGAGTGA